A genomic region of Peptoniphilus sp. ING2-D1G contains the following coding sequences:
- a CDS encoding putative membrane protein (High confidence in function and specificity) — translation MITMEKIDYVMDVTGSSYEVVRAALLDADGDVDKAINLIRNSVDTLSGKEKDDKKEFINFDDMEKAIRDLWEQGLANRLVVEKNGEVILSLSLAVSAFGAVLAPLAALVGVGAGLLNDYDFKLLTKDKQVIDLKEYIKENIKKHDRK, via the coding sequence ATGATAACAATGGAAAAAATAGATTATGTAATGGATGTAACGGGTTCTTCGTATGAAGTTGTAAGAGCTGCACTTTTAGATGCAGATGGAGATGTTGACAAGGCTATAAACTTAATCAGAAATTCAGTTGATACTTTATCTGGAAAAGAAAAAGATGATAAAAAAGAGTTCATTAATTTTGATGATATGGAAAAAGCTATTAGAGATCTTTGGGAACAAGGCTTGGCTAATAGATTGGTTGTAGAAAAAAATGGAGAAGTTATTTTATCATTGTCATTGGCAGTTTCAGCATTTGGAGCGGTTCTTGCGCCACTTGCAGCCTTAGTTGGAGTAGGAGCAGGACTTCTTAATGACTATGATTTTAAACTTTTAACTAAAGACAAACAAGTAATTGATTTAAAAGAGTATATAAAAGAAAATATAAAAAAACACGATAGAAAATAA
- a CDS encoding potassium uptake protein KtrA (This domain is often found next to the PF02254 domain. The exact function of this domain is unknown. It has been suggested that it may bind an unidentified ligand. The domain is predicted to adopt an all beta structure; High confidence in function and specificity): MESFVVFGCGRFGSTVAKTLTELGNEVMAIDFDMEKVEDIADDVTTAIQCDILDENETKKLGLTNMDKAIIAIGSNIEAAIMAVLISKEANISYIIAKASNKRIGDILTKIGADKIIYPERDTAFKLAHKLTSNSILDYIQLSSEYSVAEINVLHIWVGKTIKELDFKNVYNATILGIERKGEIELIPYADTKLIEEDVLIVLGNNSAINKLGKF; the protein is encoded by the coding sequence ATGGAGTCATTTGTTGTGTTTGGATGTGGTAGATTTGGTTCAACTGTAGCTAAGACGCTTACAGAACTGGGCAATGAAGTAATGGCAATTGATTTTGATATGGAAAAAGTTGAAGATATTGCAGACGATGTGACAACAGCAATACAATGCGACATTCTTGATGAAAATGAAACAAAAAAATTAGGACTTACAAACATGGATAAGGCCATAATTGCAATAGGATCTAATATCGAAGCCGCAATAATGGCAGTACTTATATCTAAAGAAGCAAATATTTCATATATCATTGCTAAAGCAAGCAACAAAAGAATCGGAGATATTTTAACAAAAATTGGAGCAGATAAAATAATATATCCGGAAAGAGACACTGCTTTTAAGCTTGCTCACAAGTTAACATCAAATAGTATTTTAGACTATATACAACTTTCTTCCGAATATTCCGTTGCAGAAATAAACGTGTTGCATATATGGGTTGGTAAAACTATCAAGGAGCTTGATTTTAAAAATGTTTATAATGCTACTATTTTAGGGATTGAAAGAAAAGGAGAAATAGAATTAATTCCTTATGCCGATACAAAGCTTATTGAAGAAGATGTACTTATAGTTTTAGGTAATAATAGCGCAATAAATAAATTAGGAAAATTTTAA
- a CDS encoding potassium uptake protein KtrB (This family consists of various cation transport proteins (Trk) and V-type sodium ATP synthase subunit J or translocating ATPase J These proteins are involved in active sodium up-take utilising ATP in the process. TrkH a member of the family P76769 from E. coli is a hydrophobic membrane protein and determines the specificity and kinetics of cation transport by the TrK system in E. coli; High confidence in function and specificity), whose amino-acid sequence MKNLFEFKLFKILKKPPLILCMSFLVVIFVGAFLLNLPIASNNNESMGFVNALFTSTSATCVTGLVVVNTAEFFSTFGKIVILFLIQIGGLGTMVLFSMLLVITGKKIGLKDRILIREQLNTDSLSGLVKFSKYVLEVSILIEIIGALFLSTVFISDFGLLRGIWFSIFHSISAFCNAGFDILGNSIVPYKTNYIINLTIMFLIILGGLGFGVYMDIYKHKKFSKLSTHSKMVLIMSGILLIVGTLLFLIIEYNNSSSIANFNLKDKILISAFQSTITRTAGFNSIDISKIFDSTAFVMIILMFIGGSPASTAGGLKTTTFGVLLFTTVSVIRGERDVVFMKRKISLSIVLKALAICIICLILVVLVALLLSIIEADRFNFIDILFETVSAFGTVGVTRGITPLLDDASKIILSMTMFLGRVGPTTLAIGFLGKNYSNGLKYAKGNIIVG is encoded by the coding sequence GTGAAAAATTTGTTTGAATTCAAACTTTTTAAGATTTTAAAAAAACCTCCTTTGATTCTTTGTATGTCTTTTTTGGTAGTGATATTTGTAGGCGCTTTTTTGTTAAATTTGCCTATTGCATCAAACAACAATGAATCTATGGGTTTTGTTAATGCTCTATTTACTTCGACATCGGCTACTTGTGTGACAGGTTTGGTAGTTGTAAATACCGCAGAATTTTTTAGTACTTTTGGTAAAATTGTAATATTGTTTTTGATTCAAATTGGCGGATTGGGAACTATGGTTTTATTTTCAATGCTTCTGGTAATAACAGGTAAAAAAATAGGATTGAAGGATAGAATTCTAATAAGAGAACAATTAAACACAGATTCTCTTTCAGGCTTAGTCAAGTTTAGTAAATATGTTTTAGAAGTAAGTATATTAATAGAAATTATCGGAGCTTTGTTTTTATCAACTGTTTTTATTTCGGATTTCGGGTTGCTTAGAGGCATATGGTTTAGTATTTTTCATTCTATATCGGCATTTTGTAATGCCGGGTTTGATATATTGGGGAATTCTATAGTGCCTTATAAAACTAATTATATAATAAATTTAACCATTATGTTTTTAATAATACTTGGTGGTTTGGGCTTCGGAGTATACATGGACATATACAAGCACAAAAAATTTTCTAAATTGAGTACTCATTCTAAAATGGTTTTGATAATGAGCGGTATTCTTTTAATTGTGGGAACTTTATTGTTCTTGATTATTGAGTACAACAACAGTTCCTCGATTGCTAATTTTAATTTGAAAGACAAAATATTGATATCGGCATTTCAATCCACTATCACCAGAACAGCAGGGTTTAATTCAATAGATATTTCAAAAATTTTTGATTCAACAGCTTTTGTGATGATAATTTTAATGTTTATAGGAGGTTCGCCGGCTTCCACTGCCGGAGGACTTAAAACAACGACCTTCGGAGTACTGCTGTTTACTACTGTATCGGTAATCAGAGGAGAAAGAGATGTTGTTTTTATGAAGAGAAAAATATCACTTTCTATAGTTTTAAAGGCGTTGGCGATATGTATTATTTGTCTGATATTAGTTGTTTTGGTAGCTTTGCTATTATCAATAATAGAGGCCGATAGATTTAATTTTATAGATATATTATTTGAAACCGTATCTGCCTTTGGAACAGTTGGTGTAACAAGAGGTATTACTCCTTTGTTAGATGATGCATCAAAAATAATTCTATCTATGACTATGTTTTTAGGTAGAGTAGGTCCTACTACACTTGCAATAGGCTTTTTAGGTAAAAATTATTCCAACGGACTTAAATATGCAAAAGGAAATATAATAGTTGGTTAG
- the rplT gene encoding ribosomal protein L20 (Binds directly to 23S ribosomal RNA and is necessary for the in vitro assembly process of the 50S ribosomal subunit. It is not involved in the protein synthesizing functions of that subunit; High confidence in function and specificity), which translates to MARVKRAVNAKKKHKKILKQAKGYFGAKSKLFRPANQAVMKSLNYAYIGRKQRKRDFRKLWITRINAATRINGLSYSKFINGLKKANININRKMLSEMAINDPNGFKELVEVAKA; encoded by the coding sequence ATGGCAAGAGTAAAAAGAGCTGTCAATGCTAAGAAAAAACATAAAAAAATATTAAAACAAGCTAAAGGGTATTTTGGTGCTAAGTCAAAATTATTTAGACCCGCTAACCAAGCTGTAATGAAATCTCTTAATTATGCTTATATAGGCAGAAAACAAAGGAAAAGAGATTTTAGAAAACTTTGGATTACAAGAATTAACGCCGCTACAAGAATTAACGGTTTAAGTTATTCAAAATTCATAAACGGATTAAAAAAAGCCAATATAAACATAAACAGAAAAATGCTATCAGAAATGGCAATTAATGATCCCAACGGATTTAAAGAATTAGTTGAGGTAGCAAAGGCCTAA
- a CDS encoding 50S ribosomal protein L35 (L35 is a basic protein of 60 to 70 amino-acid residues from the large subunit. Like many basic polypeptides, L35 completely inhibits ornithine decarboxylase when present unbound in the cell, but the inhibitory function is abolished upon its incorporation into ribosomes; Hypothetical protein), whose translation MGKMKTHRASAKRFKRTGSGKIKRFYAFKGHLTGKKTSKRKRKLRKSGIVSAGDFKRIKNMIP comes from the coding sequence ATGGGTAAAATGAAAACTCACAGAGCATCAGCTAAGAGATTTAAAAGAACCGGATCCGGTAAAATTAAAAGATTCTATGCTTTTAAAGGTCACTTAACCGGCAAAAAAACATCTAAAAGAAAAAGAAAATTAAGAAAGTCCGGTATAGTTAGCGCTGGAGATTTTAAAAGAATTAAAAATATGATTCCTTAA
- the infC gene encoding translation initiation factor IF3 (IF-3 binds to the 30S ribosomal subunit and shifts the equilibrum between 70S ribosomes and their 50S and 30S subunits in favor of the free subunits, thus enhancing the availability of 30S subunits on which protein synthesis initiation begins; High confidence in function and specificity) → MGVVSRNRALELTAQSNLDLVMIAPNSKPPVCRIMDYGKYRYELMKKEREARKKQKIINIKELRLTPNIEEHDLNTKANRAKTFLDNGDRVKVSVRFRGREMGHTDIGKEVLDKFIELISEHGVVDKKPKMEGRSMVMFLSPSTDK, encoded by the coding sequence GTGGGTGTAGTTTCAAGAAATAGAGCTCTTGAGCTAACTGCACAGAGTAATTTAGACCTTGTAATGATTGCGCCTAATTCGAAACCCCCGGTATGTCGTATTATGGACTATGGCAAATACAGATATGAATTGATGAAAAAGGAAAGAGAAGCAAGAAAAAAACAAAAAATCATCAATATAAAAGAGTTGAGGTTAACTCCAAATATTGAAGAACATGACTTGAACACCAAGGCAAATAGAGCGAAAACTTTTTTAGATAATGGTGATAGAGTTAAGGTATCTGTGCGTTTTAGAGGAAGAGAAATGGGACATACAGATATAGGTAAAGAAGTGCTTGATAAATTCATTGAATTGATTTCTGAGCATGGAGTAGTAGATAAAAAACCGAAAATGGAAGGTAGAAGTATGGTTATGTTTTTATCTCCAAGTACGGATAAATAG
- the polC gene encoding DNA polymerase III PolC-type (Required for replicative DNA synthesis. This DNA polymerase also exhibits 3' to 5' exonuclease activity; High confidence in function and specificity) produces MINLNDVLNKLKIELKDYYKAIEVDKISLDAENMNLFFDFCLKENIEKQKLKILENEISSRLKSFRVFFNYEIINLEKNIGIKELAESLIIKHNPSFNAFIDQIEIDDNLEKKELTIVFPNNTLYNNALNSGLMEKLSMALDEDEYEVFFKCDKDYCKLEECDVDDYIKNLDEEEDQIVKTINLKIKPESNKNISKEKFKYGKKSLLQKTDLKNIDSNSGKVTVEVNVFKIDIRELKNEKTLVSLSITDNTSSIIAKVFLKKDKSEEFITNVKEGGHYIITGDVQFDNFIKDDVIMIKYLEPTNKFIREDNSEEKRVELRLHTKMSTMNGVSSFESFVKRSKYWGMNSIAITDVADVQGFSDAMEASEKYDIKIIYGLDGNFVDDQEEILKIRKKTFDSYVVFDIETTGFSPRTDKITEIGAVKLKNGKIIDKFSKLINPKKVIPKRVEELTGLSNVLLENEPSIDEVIYDFSEFCNNSILVAHNAKFDISFIKREFESHGIKFDHSVLDTLSLARAVVKDSKRFNLSTLSKKLGVSLVGAHRAVNDAQATSEVFIKLLEIAKKEHGIEDILNINDLVKNIDSSLLFESPVSILVKTQAGMKNLYKLVSKSHLSYFNRVAKVPRTLLNQYREGLLIGSGNSSSILFRAIYNNESADTIKKIASYYDYLEIQPVDNNLSFIVNDLVKDKDELKNINKKIYEVGKELNIPVVATGDAFYLDEVDDLSRRIALSGQKVKTVENWNQPQSLYFKNTDEFLREFNYLGEEAAYDVVVKNTNIISNSIANLKPIPDGKFPPVIEGADEDLRRICYEKAHEIYGDELPEIVENRLDKELKSIISNGYSVLYIIAQKLVAKSNEDGYYVGSRGSVGSSFVATMSSITEVNPLPPHYICKNCKHSEFIEGGDYGSGVDLPDKKCPVCGSEMFKDGHDIPFEVFLGFKGDKEPDIDLNFAGEYQPRAHKYTEELFGKGYVFRAGTIGTIAEKTAYGYVKSYFGETSLRDAEIERLVKNIVGVKRTSGQHPGGVMICPKSNDIFDFTPIQYPADDESSGVITTHFDYNFIHGKILKLDILGHDGPTIIKMLEDFTGVDSSKLSLNDKQTLSLFSSSDALNLNKDIFNTSTGTLGIPEFGTNFVKQMLMETKPQNFAELVRISGLSHGTDVWTNNAQDLVKDGRAKLSDVICTREDIMLYLIRAGAENKMAFDTMERVRKGRGLTEEQIEIMNKLDLPEWYIESCKKIKYMFPKAHAVAYVTLSFRIAYFKLNYPLAFYATYFSIKLQDFDGELIIKGQEAVKAKIDEFKNSETKLSTKEKGQLTILEVVLEMFARGFEFENVDLYKSKSDKFSIKDGKVLFPFRAYVGIGDQIACNIEECSKHTEYLSIEDFVNKTKATKSVVEILKKNNVLKDLPDTNQLSLFNLF; encoded by the coding sequence TTGATAAATTTAAATGATGTTTTAAATAAATTGAAAATTGAATTAAAGGATTATTACAAGGCTATTGAAGTTGATAAAATATCTTTGGACGCTGAAAATATGAATTTGTTTTTTGATTTTTGTCTAAAAGAAAATATTGAAAAACAAAAATTGAAAATTTTAGAAAATGAAATCTCTTCGAGACTAAAAAGTTTCAGAGTTTTTTTTAATTATGAAATTATAAATTTAGAAAAAAATATTGGCATAAAAGAATTGGCGGAAAGTTTAATTATTAAACACAATCCTTCTTTTAATGCTTTTATTGACCAAATAGAAATTGATGATAATCTTGAAAAAAAAGAGCTTACAATAGTATTTCCAAACAATACTTTATATAACAATGCTTTAAATAGCGGATTGATGGAAAAATTATCTATGGCTTTAGATGAAGATGAATATGAAGTATTTTTTAAATGCGATAAAGACTATTGCAAATTAGAAGAATGTGATGTAGATGATTACATAAAAAATCTGGATGAAGAAGAGGATCAGATAGTAAAAACCATAAATTTAAAAATAAAGCCAGAAAGCAATAAAAATATATCAAAGGAAAAATTTAAATACGGAAAGAAGTCCCTTCTTCAAAAAACTGATTTAAAAAATATCGATTCAAATTCCGGAAAGGTCACAGTAGAAGTTAATGTATTTAAAATAGATATCAGAGAATTGAAAAATGAAAAAACACTTGTGTCATTAAGTATTACAGATAACACTTCTTCTATTATTGCCAAAGTGTTTTTAAAAAAAGATAAATCCGAAGAATTTATTACAAACGTAAAAGAAGGTGGGCATTATATAATTACCGGAGATGTTCAATTTGATAATTTCATAAAAGACGATGTAATAATGATCAAGTATCTTGAACCTACAAATAAGTTTATAAGAGAAGATAATTCAGAAGAAAAAAGAGTTGAACTCAGATTACATACAAAAATGTCAACAATGAATGGTGTCAGCTCCTTTGAAAGTTTTGTAAAAAGATCAAAATATTGGGGAATGAATTCTATTGCAATAACAGATGTTGCGGATGTACAGGGATTTTCCGATGCAATGGAAGCATCTGAAAAATATGACATAAAAATAATTTATGGGTTAGACGGGAATTTTGTAGATGATCAAGAGGAAATTTTAAAGATTAGAAAAAAAACCTTCGATTCCTATGTAGTATTTGACATCGAAACTACCGGATTTTCCCCAAGAACTGATAAAATTACTGAAATTGGGGCGGTTAAATTAAAAAATGGGAAAATAATAGATAAATTTTCAAAATTAATCAATCCAAAAAAGGTGATTCCAAAAAGAGTCGAGGAATTGACAGGGCTGAGCAATGTCCTACTTGAAAATGAACCGTCAATAGATGAAGTAATTTATGATTTTTCTGAATTTTGTAATAACAGCATACTGGTTGCCCACAATGCAAAATTCGATATTTCTTTTATTAAACGTGAATTTGAAAGTCATGGAATTAAATTTGATCATTCTGTTTTAGATACCTTATCACTTGCAAGAGCTGTTGTTAAGGACTCAAAAAGATTTAATTTGTCAACTCTTTCAAAAAAACTGGGAGTATCTCTTGTTGGTGCACATAGAGCTGTAAATGATGCACAAGCTACATCTGAAGTATTTATTAAACTTCTTGAAATAGCCAAAAAAGAGCATGGAATAGAGGATATTTTAAATATAAATGATTTAGTGAAGAATATAGATAGTTCTCTTTTATTTGAATCTCCTGTTAGTATTCTGGTTAAAACTCAAGCCGGAATGAAAAATTTGTATAAATTGGTGAGCAAATCTCATCTAAGTTATTTTAATAGAGTCGCTAAAGTCCCAAGGACTCTTTTAAATCAATATAGAGAAGGGTTATTGATAGGAAGCGGGAACTCTTCGTCTATTTTATTTAGAGCAATATATAACAATGAAAGCGCCGACACAATAAAAAAAATAGCATCCTATTATGATTATTTGGAAATTCAACCTGTTGATAATAACCTGAGTTTTATTGTAAATGACTTAGTAAAAGATAAAGATGAGTTAAAAAATATTAATAAAAAAATTTACGAAGTGGGAAAAGAACTGAACATTCCCGTTGTTGCAACAGGCGATGCCTTTTATTTAGATGAAGTGGATGATTTATCAAGGAGAATAGCATTAAGCGGTCAAAAAGTTAAAACTGTAGAAAATTGGAATCAACCACAATCTCTTTATTTTAAAAATACCGATGAGTTTTTAAGGGAATTTAACTATTTGGGAGAAGAAGCAGCCTATGATGTTGTAGTTAAAAATACAAATATAATCTCAAATTCCATTGCTAATTTAAAACCTATACCTGATGGAAAATTTCCCCCTGTTATTGAAGGTGCAGATGAAGATTTAAGAAGAATTTGCTACGAAAAGGCACATGAAATATATGGAGATGAATTGCCGGAAATAGTTGAAAATAGATTGGATAAAGAATTAAAATCCATAATTTCAAATGGATACTCAGTATTGTATATAATAGCTCAAAAATTAGTTGCTAAATCGAATGAAGATGGATATTATGTAGGCTCAAGGGGCTCAGTAGGTTCTTCCTTTGTGGCTACAATGAGCTCTATTACAGAAGTAAATCCATTACCACCTCACTATATATGTAAAAATTGTAAACATTCTGAGTTTATTGAGGGAGGAGATTATGGATCCGGTGTGGATTTACCTGATAAAAAATGCCCTGTTTGTGGTTCTGAAATGTTCAAAGATGGACATGATATACCATTTGAAGTTTTTCTTGGATTTAAAGGAGACAAAGAGCCTGATATAGATTTAAATTTTGCCGGAGAATATCAACCAAGAGCACATAAGTACACAGAAGAATTATTTGGGAAAGGGTATGTTTTTAGAGCTGGAACTATAGGCACCATTGCAGAAAAGACCGCCTACGGTTATGTAAAATCTTATTTTGGAGAAACATCTTTAAGAGATGCTGAAATTGAAAGACTTGTAAAAAATATTGTAGGTGTAAAGAGGACATCAGGTCAACATCCCGGAGGAGTAATGATATGCCCAAAGAGTAATGATATATTTGATTTTACTCCGATTCAGTATCCCGCAGATGATGAAAGCTCAGGAGTTATAACAACTCATTTTGATTATAACTTCATACATGGGAAAATACTCAAACTTGACATTTTAGGTCATGACGGTCCTACAATAATAAAAATGCTGGAAGATTTTACAGGGGTGGATTCAAGCAAGCTAAGCCTTAATGACAAACAGACGCTTTCTTTGTTTTCAAGTAGCGATGCATTAAACTTAAACAAAGATATTTTCAACACCTCAACGGGAACATTGGGAATACCTGAATTTGGAACTAATTTTGTAAAACAAATGCTAATGGAAACCAAACCTCAAAATTTTGCAGAGCTCGTCAGGATATCGGGTCTTTCTCACGGCACGGATGTTTGGACAAATAATGCGCAAGATTTGGTAAAAGATGGAAGAGCCAAGCTGTCCGATGTAATCTGTACGAGAGAAGATATAATGCTTTATCTGATAAGGGCTGGAGCAGAAAACAAAATGGCCTTTGATACAATGGAAAGAGTTAGAAAAGGCAGGGGTTTGACAGAGGAACAAATAGAGATAATGAATAAGCTTGATTTACCGGAATGGTATATAGAATCTTGCAAAAAAATAAAATACATGTTTCCGAAAGCGCATGCTGTAGCCTATGTAACATTATCTTTTAGAATAGCTTATTTTAAATTAAATTATCCTCTTGCATTTTATGCGACATATTTTTCAATAAAACTTCAAGATTTTGATGGAGAACTTATAATTAAAGGACAGGAAGCAGTAAAGGCTAAAATTGACGAATTTAAAAATTCTGAAACAAAATTAAGTACAAAAGAAAAGGGTCAATTAACTATACTTGAAGTAGTACTTGAAATGTTTGCGCGCGGGTTTGAGTTTGAAAATGTAGATTTATATAAATCAAAAAGTGATAAATTTTCAATTAAAGACGGCAAAGTACTTTTTCCATTTAGGGCATATGTAGGAATAGGAGATCAAATAGCTTGTAATATTGAAGAATGTTCTAAACATACAGAATATTTGTCAATAGAAGATTTTGTTAATAAAACAAAAGCAACTAAATCTGTTGTAGAAATTTTAAAAAAGAACAATGTCTTAAAAGATTTACCTGATACCAACCAATTGAGTTTATTTAATTTGTTTTAA
- the ispG gene encoding 4-hydroxy-3-methylbut-2-en-1-yl diphosphate synthase (Converts 2C-methyl-D-erythritol 2,4-cyclodiphosphate (ME-2,4cPP) into 1-hydroxy-2-methyl-2-(E)-butenyl 4-diphosphate; High confidence in function and specificity) — protein sequence MNRKLTREISVGNVKIGNNSKITVQSMTNTTTKNINATVNQILELEKAGCDLIRFAVNDFDDAEAISKIKEKIHIPTIADIQYDYKLAVESVKNGIDCVRINPGNIGSKSKVKEVVDACKSRDIPIRVGVNSGSIHKNLLEKYHGVNEDSIVQSAFEELEILESLNFRDIKVSLKASNVNLSIDSYRKFSSLSDYPLHLGITEAGPGINAIIKSSVGIGTLLAEGIGDTIRVSLTDNPVEEIKVGRAILKSLGLLNSGVEIISCPTCARTTIDLINIAKEVEDKLSALDKNITVALMGCPVNGPGEAREADIGITASKGIGIIFKKGKIIKRVSETELLTELYREIEQL from the coding sequence ATGAATAGAAAACTCACAAGAGAAATATCCGTTGGTAATGTTAAGATTGGAAATAATTCGAAAATAACAGTTCAATCAATGACCAATACAACTACAAAGAATATAAATGCCACAGTAAATCAAATATTGGAACTTGAAAAGGCAGGTTGTGACCTGATTAGATTTGCCGTAAATGATTTCGATGACGCTGAGGCGATTTCTAAAATAAAAGAAAAGATACACATACCTACTATTGCAGATATTCAATATGATTATAAATTGGCAGTTGAATCAGTAAAAAACGGAATTGATTGCGTCAGAATAAATCCGGGAAATATAGGGTCAAAATCAAAGGTCAAAGAAGTAGTAGATGCGTGCAAATCAAGGGACATCCCTATTAGAGTAGGAGTTAATTCCGGCTCAATTCACAAAAATCTACTTGAAAAATACCATGGAGTTAACGAAGATTCCATAGTGCAAAGCGCCTTTGAAGAATTAGAGATTTTAGAATCCTTAAATTTTCGCGACATCAAAGTTTCACTAAAGGCGAGCAATGTCAATCTATCGATTGATTCTTACAGAAAATTTTCAAGCCTTTCAGACTATCCATTACATCTTGGAATAACTGAAGCGGGACCGGGAATAAATGCAATTATAAAATCTTCGGTGGGAATAGGTACTTTGCTTGCTGAAGGAATTGGTGACACCATTAGAGTTTCTCTAACTGATAATCCTGTTGAGGAAATAAAAGTAGGAAGAGCAATTTTGAAGTCGCTGGGATTGTTAAATAGTGGAGTTGAAATAATATCCTGTCCAACCTGTGCAAGAACTACAATTGACTTGATAAATATCGCCAAAGAAGTAGAGGATAAGTTATCCGCTCTTGATAAAAATATTACAGTGGCTTTAATGGGGTGTCCGGTAAACGGACCGGGAGAAGCACGAGAAGCGGATATAGGAATAACAGCTTCAAAGGGAATAGGAATAATTTTTAAAAAAGGGAAAATAATCAAAAGAGTTTCAGAAACAGAATTATTGACAGAACTTTATAGAGAAATAGAACAGCTATAG